Proteins from a single region of Urocitellus parryii isolate mUroPar1 chromosome 4, mUroPar1.hap1, whole genome shotgun sequence:
- the LOC113188150 gene encoding NXPE family member 1-like, translating to MSSPALKAGASGKVTDFHNGTYLVSFTLFWEGQVSLSLLLIHPSEGVSALWRARNQGYDKIIFKGKFVNGTSQVFTECGLTLNSSSELCTYLYGRDQEAFYCIKPQHMPCEALTHVFTMNRRISYLSATEKRLFHKSKVGVEMMKDLEHINVSHCNKREKSTEKCQIGKKIPVPGGYTLQGRWITTFCDQIQLDTNKINGCLKGKLIYLLGDSTLRQWIQYLPRVAKTLKFFDLHGTGPFKKYLLLDAERHTQIQWKKHSYPFITSHLYSVRDAGYIPQEIDQISGDKNTAIVITFGQHFRPFPIDVFIRRSISVRQAIERLFLRSPDTKVIIKTENIREMHLETERFGDFHGYIQYLTLNDIFKDLNVSVIDAWDMTIAYGTNNLHPPDVVIGSQINMFLNYIC from the exons ATgtcctccccagccctgaaagcaGGTGCTTCAGGAAAGGTGACAGACTTCCACAATGGCACCTACCTTGTCAGCTTCACTCTGTTCTGGGAGGGCCAggtctccctgtctctcctgctCATCCACCCCAGTGAAGGGGTGTCAGCTCTCTGGAGGGCAAGGAACCAAGGCTacgataaaattattttcaaaggtaAATTTGTTAATGGCACCTCCCAAGTCTTCACTGAATGTGGCCTGACCCTAAACTCTAGCTCTGAACTATGCACCTACCTGTACGGGAGAGACCAGGAAGCCTTCTACTGCATAAAGCCTCAACACATGCCCTGTGAGGCCCTGACCCATGTGTTCACCATGAACCGAAGAATTTCTTATCTTTCTGCCACAGAAAAGAGACTTTTCCATAA GTCCAAAGTGGGAGTTGAAATGATGAAAGATCTTGAACATATCAATGTCTCCCATTGTAACA agagagaaaagagcacAGAGAAATGCCAAATTGGAAAGAAGATTCCCGTCCCTGGTGGATACACTTTACAAGGAAGGTGGATAACAACATTTTGTGACCAGATTCAACTAGACACAAACAAGATCAATGGCTGCTTGAAAGGAAAACTCATTTACCTGCTGGGAGACTCCACACTGCGTCAGTGGATCCAATACTTACCCAGAGTTGCAAAAA cacTGAAATTTTTTGATCTTCATGGAACTGGaccttttaagaaatatttgcttcTGGATGCTGAAAGACATACTCAGATACAATGGAAAAAACATAGCTATCCTTTTATCACTTCTCACCTCTACTCTGTGAGAGATGCAGGTTATATCCCTCAGGAAATTGACCAGATTTCAGGTGACAAAAACACAGCCATTGTCATAACCTTTGGCCAACACTTCAGACCCTTCCCCATTGATGTTTTCATTCGCAGGTCCATCAGTGTTCGACAAGCTATTGAACGACTATTCCTAAGAAGCCCAGACACTAAAGTAATCATTAAGACAGAAAATATCAGGGAGATGCACTTAGAAACAGAGAGGTTTGGAGACTTCCATGGTTACATTCAGTATCTTACCTTGAATGACATTTTCAAAGATCTCAATGTGAGTGTCATTGATGCCTGGGACATGACCATTGCATATGGCACCAATAATCTCCACCCACCTGATGTTGTGATTGGGAGTCAGATTAACATGTTCTTAAACTacatttgctaa
- the LOC113188192 gene encoding NXPE family member 2-like has translation MLKQIVIHRILLLFPNAIAHKCMLMLMFILVLGVIYFTSKGHTKFSFSLRNHIAKKQRETSPTETELRIKEILGKLDQLIPPRPFTHEDTTTSATHSTVTILNPRDTYCRGDQLDILLEARDHLGRRKEYGGDFLRARMSSPALKAGASGKVTDFHNGTYLVSFTLFWEGQVSLSLLLIHPSEGVSALWRARNQGYDRVIFTGQFANGTTLVLSECGLVLNTTAELCQYLDVRDQEAFYCLRPQHVPCEALTLMNTKNRKVSYLTKEEWKLFHSSKIGVEMMKNFNSIKVLPCNKSENIKKKCQIGMKNPSPSGYTLERSWISAFCKQIKFNTMQDISDCLKMKFIYLLGDSTLRQWMNYFLKVVKTLKYFDHPGTGFFKTHVLLDIERKILIQWKKHSHPFVTERLYSVRNEKYIQQEIDQVPGDIDMVIVITLGQHFRPFPINIFIRRAINIQKAIKRLFLRSPGTKVILKTENTREIHENTEMFSDFHGYIQNLIMKDIFVDLNVGIIDAWDMTIAYSTNNIHPPDYVIENQIGMFLNYIC, from the exons ATGCTGAAGCAGATAGTCATCCATAG GATACTGCTGTTGTTTCCAAATGCAATTGCTCACAAATGCATGCTGATGCTGATGTTTATCTTAGTTTTGGGGGTCATTTACTTCACTTCAAAAGGCCACACAAAG TTTTCGTTCAGTTTGAGAAACCATATTGCCAAGAAACAAAGGGAAACTTCACCTACAGAGACTGAGCTGAGAATAAAGGAGATCCTGGGGAAACTAGACCAGCTGATCCCACCCAGACCCTTCACCCATGAGGACACCACCACCAGTGCCACACACAGCACAGTCACCATCCTCAACCCTAGAGACACCTACTGCAGGGGGGACCAGCTGGACATCCTGCTGGAGGCCAGGGACCACCTGGGACGCAGAAAGGAATATGGAGGGGACTTTTTGAGGGCCAGGATgtcctccccagccctgaaggcAGGAGCCTCAGGAAAGGTGACAGACTTCCACAATGGCACCTACCTTGTCAGCTTCACTCTGTTCTGGGAGGGCCAggtctccctgtctctcctgctCATCCACCCCAGTGAAGGGGTGTCGGCTCTCTGGAGGGCAAGGAACCAAGGCTATGACAGAGTGATCTTCACAGGCCAGTTTGCTAATGGCACCACCCTGGTCCTCTCTGAATGTGGCCTGGTCCTAAACACCACTGCTGAGTTGTGCCAGTACCTGGATGTGCGAGACCAGGAAGCCTTCTACTGCCTGAGGCCTCAGCATGTTCCCTGTGAGGCCCTGACTCTCATGAACACCAAGAATAGAAAAGTTTCCTATCTTACCAAGGAAGAATGGAAGCTCTTCCACAG TTCCAAAATAGGAGTTGAAATGATGAAGAACTTCAACTCCATCAAGGTGTTGCCATGTAACA AgagtgaaaacataaaaaagaaatgtcagaTTGGAATGAAGAATCCCTCCCCCAGTGGTTACACGTTGGAGAGGAGTTGGATTTCAGCATTTTGCAAACAGATCAAGTTCAATACAATGCAAGATATAAGTGACTgcttgaaaatgaaatttatttaccTCCTGGGAGACTCAACACTGCGTCAGTGgatgaattattttctaaaagttgtGAAAA ccttaaaatattttgatcatcCAGGAACCGGGTTCTTTAAAACACATGTTCTTCTGGATATCGAAAGAAAAATCTTGATTCAGTGGAAAAAACATAGTCATCCATTTGTTACTGAAAGGCTGTACTCTGTGAGAAATGAAAAGTATATCCAACAGGAAATTGACCAAGTGCCAGGGGACATTGACATGGTAATTGTCATTACCCTTGGCCAACACTTCAGACCCTTTCCCATCAACATTTTTATCCGTAGGGCCATCAATATTCAAAAAGCCATTAAACGTTTATTTTTGAGAAGCCCAGGGACCAAAGTGATTCTTAAAACTGAAAACACCAGGGAGATACATGAAAATACTGAGATGTTTAGTGACTTTCATGGCTATATTCAGAATCTTATCATGAAGGATATTTTTGTGGATCTCAATGTGGGTATTATTGATGCTTGGGACATGACAATTGCATATTCCACTAATAATATCCACCCACCTGATTATGTTATTGAAAATCAGATTGGCATGTTTTTAAACTACATTTGCTag